One window of the Gemmatimonadaceae bacterium genome contains the following:
- a CDS encoding pre-peptidase C-terminal domain-containing protein, with the protein MLSVRATRLASAFLLVASISCKGESTTEPSVSVATTLAANSSTSVTGVAGAVVTPPPSVIVKDQNGSPMGGATVTFAVASGGGSVSGATITTDASGIATVGSWTLGPVPGENVLRATSGTLDGVAFAATSTAGAAASLARNAGDNQTAAVGSAVPIPASVIVRDANGNPKSGVSVTFAVVSGGGSVTGAIVTTNASGIATVGSWTLGPVAGANVLNATSGTLDSVAFTAISTAGAAASLAKNGGDNQTAAAGSAVPIPPSVIVKDAYGNPKSGISVSFAVVSGGGSITGATAVTNAAGVATVGSWTLGNSAGVNSLSATVTGLPSVTFTAGAISSLCTVRSTHTFGTSSSGTLSSSDCQLPDRSFVDFFTTSVPQAGAYFFRQSAGFDTYLHLAMPDGTTIGENDDELETGTNSGIKALLPAGNYLLAPNTFDSLVVGDYTITSTTAPADVANCEQVFVVRNITTTQNTATTDCNLADAAATPIYSDRYYIFLKAGTSITINMTSTTLDSFLQLVRLDGLVMAQNDNIDATTKDSRITFTVTQTNYYAIFTRSVPTTAVGAYTLTIQ; encoded by the coding sequence ATGCTTTCTGTCCGTGCGACCCGGCTAGCCTCCGCTTTTCTCCTGGTCGCCAGCATCAGCTGCAAAGGCGAGTCAACAACGGAGCCCTCGGTCTCGGTTGCGACGACGCTTGCAGCGAACTCCTCGACCTCCGTCACCGGGGTTGCAGGCGCGGTCGTCACGCCGCCGCCCTCCGTCATCGTGAAAGACCAGAACGGGTCACCGATGGGTGGCGCGACGGTAACGTTCGCGGTAGCCAGCGGCGGTGGATCGGTTTCAGGAGCGACGATCACCACCGATGCATCCGGCATTGCGACCGTCGGCTCGTGGACGCTTGGCCCGGTGCCAGGAGAGAACGTCCTCCGAGCAACCTCCGGAACACTCGATGGCGTTGCCTTCGCGGCGACATCCACCGCGGGAGCTGCGGCTTCACTCGCCAGGAATGCAGGCGACAATCAGACTGCTGCAGTTGGAAGTGCAGTCCCGATTCCTGCCTCTGTCATCGTAAGGGACGCTAACGGCAACCCGAAGTCCGGCGTATCCGTGACCTTCGCGGTAGTCAGCGGCGGTGGATCAGTTACCGGAGCGATAGTCACCACCAACGCTTCCGGCATTGCGACCGTCGGCTCGTGGACGCTTGGCCCGGTAGCAGGAGCGAACGTTCTCAACGCAACTTCCGGAACACTCGATAGCGTTGCCTTCACGGCGATATCCACCGCGGGAGCTGCGGCTTCACTCGCAAAAAATGGAGGCGACAATCAGACCGCCGCCGCTGGCAGCGCAGTCCCGATTCCTCCGTCTGTCATCGTAAAGGACGCTTACGGCAACCCGAAGTCCGGAATATCCGTAAGCTTTGCGGTCGTGTCTGGCGGCGGGTCGATCACCGGTGCGACGGCCGTGACAAATGCGGCCGGCGTGGCTACCGTGGGCAGCTGGACTCTTGGCAATTCAGCCGGGGTGAACTCGTTGTCTGCCACGGTTACTGGTCTTCCATCTGTGACGTTCACTGCCGGAGCCATCTCCAGCCTCTGCACCGTCCGGTCGACACACACGTTCGGGACCAGCAGCAGCGGCACGCTTTCGTCGAGCGATTGTCAGCTCCCGGACCGCAGCTTCGTCGACTTCTTCACCACCAGCGTTCCGCAGGCGGGAGCGTACTTTTTCCGCCAGTCGGCAGGCTTCGACACGTACCTCCATCTGGCAATGCCCGATGGAACGACCATCGGCGAGAACGACGATGAACTCGAGACAGGGACGAACTCCGGCATCAAGGCGCTCCTGCCTGCGGGCAACTATCTGCTGGCTCCGAACACATTCGACTCGCTCGTGGTGGGAGACTACACGATCACTTCGACGACTGCCCCGGCCGACGTAGCCAACTGCGAGCAGGTCTTTGTTGTAAGGAACATTACGACGACGCAGAATACCGCTACGACGGATTGCAATCTCGCCGACGCAGCTGCGACACCAATCTATTCCGACCGCTATTACATCTTTCTGAAAGCCGGCACGTCGATCACGATCAACATGACGTCGACCACACTGGATTCATTCCTGCAGCTCGTTCGACTCGACGGACTGGTCATGGCGCAGAACGACAACATAGATGCGACAACGAAGGATTCGCGGATCACGTTCACTGTCACGCAGACGAACTACTACGCGATCTTCACCCGCTCTGTCCCGACGACGGCGGTGGGAGCATACACACTAACGATTCAATAG